The following nucleotide sequence is from Roseovarius indicus.
GACTGAACCCATGCTGAAGTCTACCGCAATCTCTGACGCCGGAATGACCCAGCAAACCGTCTACGAAGTTGATCCCGGCCAGTTCATCAGGAAAACGATTGATCGTGCTCTGACCAGCGTGAACGGCGTTGCCGATGAACTGGAGCAGACGATCCAAATGGCATGGGGGCGTCGCTGATGGCCAGAAACATTTTCAACCAACCTCCGAAAGACGAAAAAGAGAGCGCGGCTCCCTCCCCTACCCTGCAAAAGGCTGCAAAGCTGCCCGGCTCTGTTGGCGGATTGCGGGACTCCTTGCGCGAAATCACGGCCAATTCGATCCGGGACATCGAACCCGATCAGATTGACATGGATGGCCTTCGCGATCGGTTGGTGCTGGAAGATACGAGTATCGACGAGCTTGCCGATAGCATTCGCAAGCATGGCCAACAAGTGCCGATCATGGTCCGCCCATCGGGCCAACCCGACAGATACCGCATCATCTACGGTCGCCGTAGACTGGCGGCGATCCGCAAGATCGGAGGAACGGTCAAGGCAATCGTTCGCACATTGGACGACGACGCCTCGCTTATCGCACAGGGTCAAGAGAACAACCTTCGACTTGATCCGTCTTTCATAGAAAAATCTTTGTTTATCAAAGAGATGCAGGAAATTGGATATAAACCCGGCGTCATTCAGGATGCTTTGGGATTAACCCGGCAAGGCGTGTCCAACCACCGGGTCGTTATCGATCAACTGCCTGATGGGCTTGTTCAGCTTATCGGGCCGGCACATGGCATCGGAAGACGGCAGTGGGGTGATTTAGTGGCCCTATCGGAAAAGGTAGACTTGGTGAATTCGGCCAAAGAGGTGATCGCCGCCCTGCCCGACGACACTCCAAGCCCCGAGAGATTTCAGGCGGTCTATTCTGCTTGCTCGCACAAGGCTCGTGCAGACAAGAAACCGACCAGTCGCGGCGTGACGTCCCTCGTCAAGAATGAGAGCGGCGACACTGTCGGAACGCTGACAGTCGATCAGAAAGCGGTCGCCATCAAGATCGCCAAAAAGGACAACCCGGAATTCGGCCAGTGGCTCGAGGAGCGTGCGGAAGCTACGCTTTTGCAACTCTTCGATGAG
It contains:
- the repB gene encoding plasmid partitioning protein RepB: MARNIFNQPPKDEKESAAPSPTLQKAAKLPGSVGGLRDSLREITANSIRDIEPDQIDMDGLRDRLVLEDTSIDELADSIRKHGQQVPIMVRPSGQPDRYRIIYGRRRLAAIRKIGGTVKAIVRTLDDDASLIAQGQENNLRLDPSFIEKSLFIKEMQEIGYKPGVIQDALGLTRQGVSNHRVVIDQLPDGLVQLIGPAHGIGRRQWGDLVALSEKVDLVNSAKEVIAALPDDTPSPERFQAVYSACSHKARADKKPTSRGVTSLVKNESGDTVGTLTVDQKAVAIKIAKKDNPEFGQWLEERAEATLLQLFDEWRNESGSGS